A genome region from Carya illinoinensis cultivar Pawnee chromosome 2, C.illinoinensisPawnee_v1, whole genome shotgun sequence includes the following:
- the LOC122300534 gene encoding probable ATP-dependent DNA helicase CHR12 isoform X2: MAQLESQTQSQSQTPCHQQQQPAVLNTKSLICALNLVSRNLPLPPDLHDAVSSIYFAPEDTEANAGGGAGPDDELVPRKSLEDRSSYKGDLLADFEDSLLEQRPNCMSGSGLTIARENRYQSHIQHRLTELEALPSNRGEDLQTKCLLELYGIKLAELQSRVRSNVSSEYWLRMKCAEPDKQLFDWGMMRLRRPLYGVGDAFAVDADDQFRKKRDAERLSRLEEEEKNQIETRKRKFFAEILNAVREFQLQIQASMKRRKQRNDGVQAWHGRQRQRATRLEKLRFQALKADDQEAYMRMVKESKNERLTMLLEETNKLLVNLGAAVQRQKDSKHSDVIEDLKDSEADSPEEEMDIIDSSHNIETSDLLEGQRQYNSAIHSIQEKVTEQPSMLQGGELRPYQVEGLQWMVSLFNNNLNGILADEMGLGKTIQTISLIAYLMEYKGVPGPHLIVAPKAVLPNWIYEFSMWAPSIAAFLYDGRLDERKTMREELLGEGKFNVLITHYDLIMRDKAFLKKIQWYYMIVDEGHRLKNHESVLAKTLVSGYQIRRRLLLTGTPIQNSLQELWALLNFLLPHIFNSVQNFEEWFNAPFADKGDASLSDEEELLIIRRLHQVIRPFILRRKKDEVEKYLPGKSQVILKCDTSAWQKAYYQQITDVGRVGLDNGSGKSKGLQNLTMQLRKCCNHPYLFVAADYNTWQKEEIVRASGKFELLDRLLPKLHRAGHRVLLFSQMTRLLDILEIYLQLHNYKYLRLDGNTKTEYRGTLVEQFNAPDSPFFMFLLSTRAGGLGLNLQSADTVILFDIDWNPQNDQQAEDRAHRIGQKKEVRVFVLITVGSVEEAILERAKQKMGIDEKVIQAGLFNTTSTGAPVGTRQSLSAIAPSPTPSQIWVIARCPLPSHGLTNSVPTS, encoded by the exons ATGGCCCAGCTAGAGAGCCAGACCCAGAGCCAGAGCCAGACCCCGTGCCACCAGCAGCAGCAGCCCGCGGTCCTCAACACCAAATCTCTGATCTGCGCCCTCAACCTCGTGTCCCGCAACCTCCCCCTCCCTCCCGACCTCCACGACGCCGTTTCCTCAATCTACTTCGCCCCCGAGGACACTGAGGCTAATGCTGGAGGTGGCGCTGGACCCGACGACGAGTTGGTTCCCCGGAAGAGTTTG GAAGATCGCAGTAGCTACAAAGGAGATCTGTTGGCCGACTTTGAGGATTCACTGCTGGAGCAACGTCCGAACTGCATGTCAGGTTCTGGATTGACTATAGCAAGGGAAAATCGTTATCAGAGCCACATTCAGCATCGGTTGACTGAGCTTGAAG cATTGCCTTCAAATAGAGGTGAGGATCTGCAGACAAAGTGCTTGCTTGAGCTCTATGGAATTAAG CTGGCAGAGTTGCAAAGCAGGGTTCGATCTAATGTGAGTTCAGAGTACTGGCTCCGTATGAAATGTGCTGAACCCGACAAGCAATTATTTGACTGGGGTATGATGCGTCTGCGTCGCCCACTTTATGGCGTCGGAGATGCTTTTGCCGTGGATGCTGACGACCAATTCAGGAAAAAACGGGATGCTGAG AGATTGTCAAGGTTagaagaggaggagaagaatCAGATTGaaactagaaaaagaaaattttttgcaGAAATTCTCAATGCAGTTCGTGAGTTCCAGTTGCAAATTCAAGCATCCATGAAACGCCGGAAACAAAGGAATGATGGGGTACAG GCATGGCATGGAAGGCAAAGGCAACGTGCTACACGGTTAGAGAAATTGAGGTTCCAAGCTTTGAAGGCTGATGATCAAGAAGCATACATGAGAATGGTAAAAGAAAGCAAGAATGAACGATTGACAATGCTTCTGGAAGAAACAAATAAACTTCTTGTAAACTTGGGAGCAGCCGTTCAACGTCAGAAAGATTCTAAACATTCAGATGTGATAGAGGACTTGAAAGACTCAGAAGCTGATTCGCCTGAGGAAGAGATGGACATCATTGATTCCAGTCACAATATTGAAACTAGTGATTTACTTGAAGGTCAAAGACAGTATAACTCAGCCATCCATTCAATTCAGGAGAAG GTAACTGAACAACCATCCATGCTTCAAGGAGGAGAATTAAGGCCATACCAGGTAGAGGGGCTTCAGTGGATGGTCTCCTTGTTTAATAACAACTTAAATGGAATTTTAGCTGATGAGATGGGGTTGGGGAAGACAATACAAACTATTTCGCTGATAGCATATCTCATGGAGTACAAGGGTGTGCCTGGGCCTCACTTGATAGTGGCTCCGAAGGCTGTATTACCAAATTGGATCTATGAATTCTCAATGTGGGCTCCTAG TATTGCAGCTTTTCTTTACGATGGACGTTTAGATGAGAGAAAAACAATGAGGGAAGAGTTATTAGGGGAGGGGAAGTTTAACGTGTTGATCACACACTACGATCTTATCATGAGAGATAAGGcatttttgaagaaaattcaGTGGTACTACATGATTGTTGATGAAGGGCATCGGTTAAAGAATCATGAGAGTGTTCTTGCAAAGACTCTCGTCTCAGG CTATCAGATACGACGGAGGCTTCTCTTAACCGGTACCCCAATACAGAATAGTTTGCAGGAATTATGGGCCTTGCTTAATTTTCTTCTGCCACACATTTTCAATTCAGTTCAAAATTTCGAGGAGTGGTTTAATGCACCATTTGCAGACAAAGGCGATGCTTCTCTTTCAGATGAGGAAGAACTACTGATCATTCGTCGTCTGCATCAA GTGATAAGGCCATTCATATTGAGGAGGAAAAAGGATGAGGTGGAGAAGTACCTTCCTGGAAAATCCCAGGTCATTTTGAAATGTGATACATCCGCTTGGCAGAAAGCATACTATCAACAGATTACAGATGTGGGCAGAGTTGGGCTAGATAATG GTTCCGGGAAATCAAAGGGTCTACAGAACCTGACCATGCAGCTCAGAAAATGTTGTAATCACCCATACCTTTTTGTTGCAGCAGATTATAATACATGGCAAAAGGAGGAGATAGTCAGAGCATCGGGGAAATTTGAACTTCTTGATCGTTTACTGCCAAAACTCCATAGAGCAGGGCATAGAGTTCTGCTTTTCTCACAAATGACTCGTCTCCTTGACATTTTGGAAATTTATCTGCAACTTCACAATTATAAGTATCTTAGACTTGATGGTAACACGAAAACTGAGTATAGAGGGACTCTAGTAGAACAATTCAATGCTCCTGACTCTCCTTTCTTTAtgtttctcttgagcactcgtGCTGGAGGTCTTGGTTTGAACTTACAATCAGCAGATACAGTAATACTTTTTGACATTGACTGGAACCCTCAAAATGATCAGCAGGCCGAAGATCGAGCCCATCGTATTGGACAGAAAAAGGAAGTTAGGGTATTTGTGCTGATTACTGTTGGATCAGTTGAAGAGGCAATCTTAGAGCGGGCAAAGCAGAAGATGGGCATTGATGAAAAGGTCATCCAAGCTGGACTTTTCAATACAACTTCCACAG GTGCCCCAGTCGGCACTCGACAGTCCCTGTCGGCCATCGCCCCGAGTCCCACGCCGTCGCAGATCTGGGTCATCGCACGGTGCCCACTGCCCTCCCACGGTCTCACTAACTCCGTTCCGACAAGTTAG
- the LOC122300534 gene encoding probable ATP-dependent DNA helicase CHR12 isoform X1 → MAQLESQTQSQSQTPCHQQQQPAVLNTKSLICALNLVSRNLPLPPDLHDAVSSIYFAPEDTEANAGGGAGPDDELVPRKSLEDRSSYKGDLLADFEDSLLEQRPNCMSGSGLTIARENRYQSHIQHRLTELEALPSNRGEDLQTKCLLELYGIKLAELQSRVRSNVSSEYWLRMKCAEPDKQLFDWGMMRLRRPLYGVGDAFAVDADDQFRKKRDAERLSRLEEEEKNQIETRKRKFFAEILNAVREFQLQIQASMKRRKQRNDGVQAWHGRQRQRATRLEKLRFQALKADDQEAYMRMVKESKNERLTMLLEETNKLLVNLGAAVQRQKDSKHSDVIEDLKDSEADSPEEEMDIIDSSHNIETSDLLEGQRQYNSAIHSIQEKVTEQPSMLQGGELRPYQVEGLQWMVSLFNNNLNGILADEMGLGKTIQTISLIAYLMEYKGVPGPHLIVAPKAVLPNWIYEFSMWAPSIAAFLYDGRLDERKTMREELLGEGKFNVLITHYDLIMRDKAFLKKIQWYYMIVDEGHRLKNHESVLAKTLVSGYQIRRRLLLTGTPIQNSLQELWALLNFLLPHIFNSVQNFEEWFNAPFADKGDASLSDEEELLIIRRLHQVIRPFILRRKKDEVEKYLPGKSQVILKCDTSAWQKAYYQQITDVGRVGLDNGSGKSKGLQNLTMQLRKCCNHPYLFVAADYNTWQKEEIVRASGKFELLDRLLPKLHRAGHRVLLFSQMTRLLDILEIYLQLHNYKYLRLDGNTKTEYRGTLVEQFNAPDSPFFMFLLSTRAGGLGLNLQSADTVILFDIDWNPQNDQQAEDRAHRIGQKKEVRVFVLITVGSVEEAILERAKQKMGIDEKVIQAGLFNTTSTAQDSKQMLEEIMRRGTSSLGTDVPSEREINRLAARSDEEFWLFEKMDEERKQKEKYRSRLMEEHEVPDWAYSAPEIKEDETLGIDSGGVTGKRRRKEVVYVDTLSDLQWMKAVENGEDMSRLSVRRKRRDPFASEGNASAIHNAVSEEKVLELGNEIMPTTSEDNTALAQTPAPKGPKSEDAEKHEYHGFGGSNWNGHMFTWNAHKRKRSSYVIPSSSSDSRGQNSNGRGGWT, encoded by the exons ATGGCCCAGCTAGAGAGCCAGACCCAGAGCCAGAGCCAGACCCCGTGCCACCAGCAGCAGCAGCCCGCGGTCCTCAACACCAAATCTCTGATCTGCGCCCTCAACCTCGTGTCCCGCAACCTCCCCCTCCCTCCCGACCTCCACGACGCCGTTTCCTCAATCTACTTCGCCCCCGAGGACACTGAGGCTAATGCTGGAGGTGGCGCTGGACCCGACGACGAGTTGGTTCCCCGGAAGAGTTTG GAAGATCGCAGTAGCTACAAAGGAGATCTGTTGGCCGACTTTGAGGATTCACTGCTGGAGCAACGTCCGAACTGCATGTCAGGTTCTGGATTGACTATAGCAAGGGAAAATCGTTATCAGAGCCACATTCAGCATCGGTTGACTGAGCTTGAAG cATTGCCTTCAAATAGAGGTGAGGATCTGCAGACAAAGTGCTTGCTTGAGCTCTATGGAATTAAG CTGGCAGAGTTGCAAAGCAGGGTTCGATCTAATGTGAGTTCAGAGTACTGGCTCCGTATGAAATGTGCTGAACCCGACAAGCAATTATTTGACTGGGGTATGATGCGTCTGCGTCGCCCACTTTATGGCGTCGGAGATGCTTTTGCCGTGGATGCTGACGACCAATTCAGGAAAAAACGGGATGCTGAG AGATTGTCAAGGTTagaagaggaggagaagaatCAGATTGaaactagaaaaagaaaattttttgcaGAAATTCTCAATGCAGTTCGTGAGTTCCAGTTGCAAATTCAAGCATCCATGAAACGCCGGAAACAAAGGAATGATGGGGTACAG GCATGGCATGGAAGGCAAAGGCAACGTGCTACACGGTTAGAGAAATTGAGGTTCCAAGCTTTGAAGGCTGATGATCAAGAAGCATACATGAGAATGGTAAAAGAAAGCAAGAATGAACGATTGACAATGCTTCTGGAAGAAACAAATAAACTTCTTGTAAACTTGGGAGCAGCCGTTCAACGTCAGAAAGATTCTAAACATTCAGATGTGATAGAGGACTTGAAAGACTCAGAAGCTGATTCGCCTGAGGAAGAGATGGACATCATTGATTCCAGTCACAATATTGAAACTAGTGATTTACTTGAAGGTCAAAGACAGTATAACTCAGCCATCCATTCAATTCAGGAGAAG GTAACTGAACAACCATCCATGCTTCAAGGAGGAGAATTAAGGCCATACCAGGTAGAGGGGCTTCAGTGGATGGTCTCCTTGTTTAATAACAACTTAAATGGAATTTTAGCTGATGAGATGGGGTTGGGGAAGACAATACAAACTATTTCGCTGATAGCATATCTCATGGAGTACAAGGGTGTGCCTGGGCCTCACTTGATAGTGGCTCCGAAGGCTGTATTACCAAATTGGATCTATGAATTCTCAATGTGGGCTCCTAG TATTGCAGCTTTTCTTTACGATGGACGTTTAGATGAGAGAAAAACAATGAGGGAAGAGTTATTAGGGGAGGGGAAGTTTAACGTGTTGATCACACACTACGATCTTATCATGAGAGATAAGGcatttttgaagaaaattcaGTGGTACTACATGATTGTTGATGAAGGGCATCGGTTAAAGAATCATGAGAGTGTTCTTGCAAAGACTCTCGTCTCAGG CTATCAGATACGACGGAGGCTTCTCTTAACCGGTACCCCAATACAGAATAGTTTGCAGGAATTATGGGCCTTGCTTAATTTTCTTCTGCCACACATTTTCAATTCAGTTCAAAATTTCGAGGAGTGGTTTAATGCACCATTTGCAGACAAAGGCGATGCTTCTCTTTCAGATGAGGAAGAACTACTGATCATTCGTCGTCTGCATCAA GTGATAAGGCCATTCATATTGAGGAGGAAAAAGGATGAGGTGGAGAAGTACCTTCCTGGAAAATCCCAGGTCATTTTGAAATGTGATACATCCGCTTGGCAGAAAGCATACTATCAACAGATTACAGATGTGGGCAGAGTTGGGCTAGATAATG GTTCCGGGAAATCAAAGGGTCTACAGAACCTGACCATGCAGCTCAGAAAATGTTGTAATCACCCATACCTTTTTGTTGCAGCAGATTATAATACATGGCAAAAGGAGGAGATAGTCAGAGCATCGGGGAAATTTGAACTTCTTGATCGTTTACTGCCAAAACTCCATAGAGCAGGGCATAGAGTTCTGCTTTTCTCACAAATGACTCGTCTCCTTGACATTTTGGAAATTTATCTGCAACTTCACAATTATAAGTATCTTAGACTTGATGGTAACACGAAAACTGAGTATAGAGGGACTCTAGTAGAACAATTCAATGCTCCTGACTCTCCTTTCTTTAtgtttctcttgagcactcgtGCTGGAGGTCTTGGTTTGAACTTACAATCAGCAGATACAGTAATACTTTTTGACATTGACTGGAACCCTCAAAATGATCAGCAGGCCGAAGATCGAGCCCATCGTATTGGACAGAAAAAGGAAGTTAGGGTATTTGTGCTGATTACTGTTGGATCAGTTGAAGAGGCAATCTTAGAGCGGGCAAAGCAGAAGATGGGCATTGATGAAAAGGTCATCCAAGCTGGACTTTTCAATACAACTTCCACAG CTCAGGACAGCAAGCAGATGCTAGAGGAGATCATGCGCAGAGGTACAAGTTCACTCGGGACAGATGTGCCAAGTGAGAGAGAAATCAATCGCCTTGCTGCCCGATCAGATGAGGAATTCTGGCTGTTTGAGAAAATGGATGAGGAAAGAAAACAGAAGGAGAAATACAGATCTCGGCTTATGGAAGAACATGAAGTGCCCGATTGGGCATATTCTGCTCCCGAAATTAAGGAAGATGAGACCTTAGGTATTGACAGTGGCGGTGTCACTGGAAAGCGTAGAAGAAAGGAGGTGGTTTATGTTGATACTCTGAGTGATTTACAGTGGATGAAGGCTGTGGAAAATGGAGAAGACATGTCAAGGCTTTCAGTTAGAAGGAAGAGAAGAGATCCTTTTGCATCTGAGGGAAATGCATCGGCTATACATAATGCAGTTTCAGAGGAAAAGGTCTTGGAGTTGGGGAATGAAATCATGCCTACGACAAGTGAAGATAACACTGCTCTGGCCCAAACCCCAGCCCCAAAGGGACCCAAGTCTGAAGATGCTGAGAAACATGAATATCATGGTTTTGGAGGAAGCAACTGGAATGGGCATATGTTTACATGGAATGCTCATAAGAGAAAGAGATCAAGCTATGTTATCCCGAGCTCGTCATCGGATTCTAGAGGGCAGAATTCCAATGGAAGAGGTGGATGGACTTGA
- the LOC122300535 gene encoding 40S ribosomal protein S16-like has product MAATVDSVQCFGRKKTAVAVTYCKRGRGLIKINGCPIELVEPEILRFKAYEPILLLGRHRFSDVDMRIRVKGGGHTSQIYAIRQSIAKALVAFYQKYVDEQSKKEIKDILVRYDRTLLVADPRRCEPKKFGGRGARARFQKSYR; this is encoded by the coding sequence ATGGCGGCAACGGTGGATTCCGTACAGTGTTTCGGCCGCAAGAAGACCGCTGTGGCCGTGACATACTGCAAGCGTGGGCGTGGACTGATCAAGATCAACGGGTGCCCGATCGAGCTTGTGGAGCCGGAGATCCTCCGGTTCAAGGCCTACGAGCCCATCCTCCTCCTCGGAAGACACCGTTTCTCAGATGTCGACATGCGCATCCGCGTGAAGGGCGGGGGCCACACCTCCCAGATCTACGCCATCCGCCAGAGCATCGCCAAGGCCCTCGTCGCCTTCTACCAGAAATACGTCGACGAGCAGAGCAAGAAGGAGATCAAGGACATACTCGTCCGCTACGACCGAACCCTGCTTGTCGCTGACCCCAGGCGGTGCGAGCCCAAGAAGTTTGGTGGTCGCGGTGCCAGGGCTAGGTTCCAGAAGTCCTACCGTTGA
- the LOC122300536 gene encoding 2-hydroxyisoflavanone dehydratase-like: MGSITKEVDKEFLPFVRIYKDGSVERLLGSSYVPPTPQDPETRVSSKDVDISQDPPISARLYLPSLDQTLHQKLPILVYFHGGGFCIESAFSSDHQQYLNSLVAQARVVAVSVEYRLSPEHLLPIAYEDSWAALQWVASNSLNNGADKEPWLMNHGDFKRVFIGGDSAGANIAHNIAMKAGVESLPGDVKILGAFLTHPYFWGSNAIRSEPSEGHDKAFPHLVWNFIYPAAPEGIDNPMINPIAPGAPSLAGLGSSRLLVTVAEKDELRDRGVAYCDKIRKSNWEGEAELVQVDGEDHAFQILHFETENAKNLIKRLASFLK; the protein is encoded by the coding sequence ATGGGTTCCATTACCAAGGAGGTTGACAAAGAGTTTCTCCCATTCGTCCGTATCTACAAGGACGGCTCGGTCGAGCGACTGTTGGGGTCTTCCTATGTGCCCCCTACGCCTCAAGATCCAGAAACCAGAGTCTCGTCCAAGGACGTCGACATTTCACAGGACCCCCCGATCTCTGCTCGTCTCTACCTCCCAAGTCTCGACCAAACCCTCCACCAGAAGCTCCCCATCTTGGTCTACTTCCACGGCGGAGGCTTCTGCATTGAATCAGCCTTCTCCTCCGACCACCAGCAGTACCTCAACAGTTTGGTCGCTCAAGCTCGAGTTGTGGCTGTGTCTGTGGAGTACAGGCTCTCTCCTGAGCATTTGCTACCCATTGCTTACGAAGATAGCTGGGCCGCCCTCCAATGGGTTGCATCAAACTCTCTCAACAATGGTGCTGATAAAGAACCATGGCTGATGAATCACGGGGACTTCAAACGAGTTTTTATCGGCGGTGATAGTGCGGGAGCCAACATTGCTCACAATATAGCCATGAAAGCCGGCGTAGAGAGCTTGCCCGGTGATGTTAAGATTTTAGGAGCCTTCCTTACCCATCCTTACTTCTGGGGATCAAACGCAATACGATCGGAGCCCAGTGAAGGGCATGACAAAGCTTTCCCGCACTTGGTCTGGAACTTTATATATCCAGCGGCACCTGAAGGTATTGATAATCCGATGATCAATCCGATCGCTCCGGGAGCGCCGAGCTTGGCTGGGTTAGGATCTTCTCGATTGCTCGTGACAGTGGCTGAGAAGGATGAGCTGAGGGATAGAGGTGTTGCTTACTGTGATAAAATCAGAAAAAGCAACTGGGAAGGAGAAGCTGAGTTGGTTCAAGTGGATGGGGAGGATCACGCTTTTCAGATCTTGCATTTTGAGACTGAAAACGCAAAGAATTTGATCAAACGCCTGGcttcttttctaaaataa